One Deinococcus aerius genomic region harbors:
- the argH gene encoding argininosuccinate lyase, with protein MTSTQDKKLWGGRFAEATDGLVERFNASVSFDQRLAEQDIRGSLAHVAMLGEVGILTPDEVAQIQDGLKAVLADIRAGTFEWRLDREDVHMNVEAALRDRIGPVAGKLHTARSRNDQVAVDFRLFTKEAALDLADRTRSLRAVMVAEAEKHLASDDGEAVILPGYTHLQVAQPILLSHWFMAYAAMLERDEGRFRDAAARMDESPLGSSALAGTPWPIDRHATAAALGFARPTANSLDGVGSRDFALEFLSACAILAAHLSRLSEELILYSTFEFGFLTLPDSHTTGSSIMPQKKNPDVSELARGKAGRVFGNLMGLLTVVKGTPLAYNKDLQEDKEGVFDSYDTLSIILRLYADMLPKTVWHPEVTKAAAARGFSTATDLADFLARSGVPFREAHEVVGGLVGLASRTGRQLWDLTDEELRAAHPLLSAETARSLTVEESVRGRQSYGGTAPERVREQVEAAKAALS; from the coding sequence ATGACGAGCACACAGGACAAGAAACTCTGGGGCGGACGCTTCGCGGAAGCGACGGACGGCCTCGTGGAACGCTTCAACGCCTCCGTCTCCTTCGACCAGCGCCTCGCCGAGCAGGACATCCGCGGCTCGCTCGCGCACGTGGCGATGCTGGGCGAGGTCGGCATCCTCACGCCGGACGAGGTGGCGCAGATTCAGGACGGGCTGAAGGCTGTCCTCGCCGACATCCGCGCCGGAACGTTCGAGTGGAGACTCGACCGCGAGGACGTGCATATGAATGTCGAGGCGGCGCTGCGCGACCGGATCGGCCCGGTGGCGGGGAAGCTGCACACGGCGAGGAGCCGCAACGATCAGGTCGCCGTCGATTTCCGGCTCTTCACGAAGGAGGCGGCCCTCGACCTGGCGGACAGGACGCGGTCATTACGGGCCGTGATGGTGGCGGAGGCCGAGAAGCACCTCGCATCGGACGATGGAGAGGCCGTCATCCTCCCCGGGTACACGCACCTCCAGGTCGCTCAGCCCATCCTCCTCAGCCACTGGTTCATGGCCTACGCCGCCATGCTGGAGCGCGACGAGGGCCGCTTCCGCGACGCCGCCGCGCGAATGGACGAGTCGCCGCTGGGAAGCTCGGCGCTCGCCGGGACGCCCTGGCCCATTGACCGCCACGCGACCGCCGCCGCCCTCGGCTTCGCGCGCCCGACCGCCAACAGCCTGGACGGAGTGGGCAGCCGGGACTTCGCGCTGGAATTCCTCTCGGCCTGCGCCATCCTCGCCGCTCACCTCTCACGCCTGTCCGAAGAACTCATCCTCTACTCGACCTTCGAGTTCGGCTTCCTGACGCTGCCCGATTCGCACACGACCGGCTCCTCGATCATGCCGCAGAAGAAGAACCCCGACGTATCCGAACTCGCGCGGGGCAAGGCGGGCCGCGTCTTCGGGAACCTGATGGGCCTCCTGACCGTCGTGAAGGGCACGCCGCTCGCCTACAACAAGGACCTTCAGGAGGACAAGGAGGGCGTGTTCGACTCCTACGACACATTGAGCATCATCCTGCGGCTTTACGCCGACATGCTCCCGAAGACGGTCTGGCACCCGGAGGTGACGAAGGCGGCGGCGGCGCGCGGTTTCTCGACGGCCACCGACCTCGCCGACTTCCTCGCCCGCTCGGGCGTGCCCTTCCGCGAGGCGCACGAGGTCGTGGGCGGGCTGGTGGGCCTCGCCAGCCGCACCGGGCGGCAGCTCTGGGACCTGACCGACGAGGAGTTGCGCGCGGCTCACCCGCTGCTGAGCGCCGAGACCGCTCGTTCCCTCACCGTCGAGGAGAGCGTGAGGGGACGCCAGAGCTACGGTGGCACGGCTCCCGAACGGGTGCGGGAGCAGGTCGAGGCAGCAAAGGCGGCGCTCTCGTGA
- a CDS encoding HIT family protein has product MKVTVHLDGTLLEKREEEWAHWLARPDENPLSTRADFVGGEVTLENELCVYTQDSRYGDGLPYSGLIVTKRPCATVFDLTPEEVAATHALLAEVRAHLDATVRPDGYTVGWNVFPAGGQHIPHVHLHVIPRWKTDAAAGAGLRYFLKAAAREAERRHGAPPVPEPT; this is encoded by the coding sequence GTGAAGGTGACCGTGCACCTGGACGGCACCCTGTTGGAGAAGCGGGAGGAGGAGTGGGCGCACTGGCTCGCGCGCCCGGACGAGAACCCGCTCTCCACCCGCGCCGACTTCGTTGGTGGCGAGGTGACGCTCGAGAACGAGTTGTGCGTGTATACCCAGGACAGCCGCTACGGCGACGGCCTCCCGTACTCCGGCCTGATCGTCACCAAACGCCCCTGCGCCACCGTCTTCGACCTCACGCCCGAGGAAGTCGCCGCGACCCACGCCCTGCTCGCCGAGGTGAGGGCGCACCTGGACGCCACCGTTCGGCCCGACGGCTACACGGTGGGCTGGAACGTCTTCCCGGCGGGCGGTCAGCACATCCCCCACGTTCACCTGCACGTCATCCCGCGCTGGAAGACGGATGCGGCGGCGGGGGCGGGGCTTCGGTACTTCCTCAAGGCGGCGGCGCGAGAGGCGGAGCGACGACATGGGGCGCCTCCCGTTCCCGAACCGACCTGA
- a CDS encoding GNAT family N-acetyltransferase produces MAWPQGYTARPATARDAGLIAAQRAAMFTDMGVEYREEVAGFAPWVEPRLAEGTYLGWIVEAGEEPVAGAGLLLLDWPPHFVDPQPLRAYLLNVYTHPQHRGLGLARLLTETAITETRRRNIRVLSLHASEAGRPIYQTLGFTPTNELRLTLGAP; encoded by the coding sequence ATGGCGTGGCCGCAGGGGTACACGGCGCGCCCAGCGACGGCGCGGGACGCGGGCCTGATCGCTGCCCAGCGGGCCGCCATGTTCACAGACATGGGGGTGGAGTACCGCGAGGAGGTCGCGGGGTTCGCGCCCTGGGTAGAGCCGCGTCTCGCGGAGGGCACCTACCTGGGCTGGATCGTCGAGGCGGGGGAAGAACCTGTGGCGGGCGCTGGGCTGCTGCTGCTCGACTGGCCGCCACACTTTGTAGACCCGCAGCCCCTCCGCGCTTACCTGCTGAATGTGTACACCCACCCTCAGCACCGGGGCTTGGGGCTTGCCCGGCTCCTGACCGAAACGGCCATCACGGAGACGCGGCGGCGGAATATCCGCGTCCTGTCCCTGCACGCCTCGGAGGCAGGGCGGCCCATCTACCAGACCCTGGGCTTTACCCCCACGAATGAGCTGCGCCTGACCCTGGGGGCGCCGTGA
- a CDS encoding GNAT family N-acetyltransferase codes for MTPTLRPATPDDAPAFHAVMMAAGMDPRSSWSRTTVEDVRWSLGQGGGFLAREGAEAVGCVGWRPDSTDTLTLNKLATRPDWRGRGIGVALVRAVEEVAARDGYARVLLAVSQYNLAVIPFYERLGYRVDEGAVYAHANPASPPPVVLVKPIFSPSPLVGEGRGEGASERRPRPIPTEDAEP; via the coding sequence GTGACCCCCACCCTGCGCCCCGCCACCCCGGACGACGCCCCGGCCTTCCACGCCGTGATGATGGCGGCGGGCATGGACCCACGCTCCAGTTGGAGCCGCACCACCGTGGAGGACGTGCGCTGGAGCCTCGGGCAGGGCGGTGGCTTCCTGGCCCGGGAGGGGGCGGAGGCGGTGGGCTGCGTCGGCTGGCGCCCCGACAGTACGGACACCCTGACCCTCAACAAACTCGCCACCCGCCCTGACTGGCGCGGACGGGGCATCGGCGTCGCCCTCGTGCGCGCGGTGGAGGAGGTCGCCGCCCGGGACGGGTATGCCCGCGTCCTCCTCGCCGTCAGCCAGTACAACCTCGCCGTCATTCCCTTCTACGAGCGCCTGGGCTACCGGGTGGACGAGGGCGCGGTGTACGCGCACGCGAACCCGGCGAGCCCGCCCCCCGTGGTGCTGGTGAAACCCATCTTCTCTCCCTCTCCCCTGGTGGGCGAGGGCCGGGGTGAGGGGGCGTCCGAGCGGCGACCCCGCCCAATTCCCACCGAGGACGCAGAGCCATGA
- a CDS encoding argininosuccinate synthase: MSKDKIVLAYSGGLDTSIILKWLQTERNYDVVAFTADLGQGDEVEEARVKALNTGAVAAYALDLREEFVRDYVFPMFRSAALYEGYYLLGTSIARPLIAKKMVEIAEQEGAVAVSHGATGKGNDQVRFEMTAYALKPDIVTVAPWREWEFQGRADLEAFAREHGIPVPTTQKDPWSTDANLLHISYEGGILEDPWAEPPAHMFKLTVSPEEAPNEPEYVEVEFENGDPVAINGERLSPAALLQRANEIGGRHGVGRVDLVENRFVGMKSRGVYETPGGTLLYHARRAVESLTLDREVLHQRDALAPRYAELVYNGFWFAPEREALQVYIDHVAGSVTGTARLKLYKGNCIVVGRRAPRSLYDKDLVSFEAGGDYNQHDAGAFIKLNALRMRVQARVEAKAGQKEIERV; encoded by the coding sequence GGCCAGGGGGACGAGGTCGAGGAGGCGCGGGTCAAGGCGCTGAACACCGGGGCCGTCGCCGCCTACGCGCTCGACCTGCGCGAGGAGTTCGTGCGCGACTACGTGTTCCCGATGTTCCGCTCCGCCGCCCTGTATGAGGGGTACTACCTGCTGGGCACCTCCATCGCCCGGCCCCTGATCGCCAAGAAGATGGTGGAAATCGCCGAGCAGGAGGGCGCGGTGGCCGTCTCGCACGGGGCGACCGGCAAGGGCAACGATCAGGTGCGCTTCGAGATGACGGCCTACGCACTCAAGCCCGACATCGTGACGGTGGCTCCCTGGCGCGAGTGGGAGTTCCAGGGCCGCGCCGACCTGGAGGCCTTCGCCCGCGAACACGGCATCCCGGTGCCCACCACCCAGAAGGATCCCTGGTCCACCGACGCGAACCTCCTGCACATCTCCTACGAGGGCGGCATCCTGGAGGACCCCTGGGCCGAGCCCCCCGCCCATATGTTCAAGCTGACGGTCAGCCCCGAGGAGGCGCCGAACGAGCCCGAGTACGTCGAGGTCGAGTTCGAGAACGGCGACCCGGTGGCGATCAACGGTGAGCGGCTGTCCCCCGCCGCCCTGCTCCAGAGGGCGAACGAGATCGGCGGGCGGCACGGGGTCGGGCGCGTGGACCTCGTGGAGAATCGCTTCGTCGGCATGAAGTCGCGCGGGGTGTACGAGACGCCCGGCGGCACGCTGCTCTACCACGCCCGCCGCGCCGTGGAGAGCCTGACCCTGGACCGCGAGGTGCTGCACCAGCGCGACGCCCTCGCGCCCAGGTACGCCGAACTCGTCTACAACGGCTTCTGGTTCGCCCCCGAGCGCGAGGCCTTGCAGGTCTATATCGACCACGTGGCGGGCAGCGTCACCGGCACCGCGCGGCTCAAGCTCTACAAGGGCAACTGCATCGTCGTGGGCCGCCGGGCGCCGCGCAGCCTGTACGACAAGGACCTCGTGTCCTTTGAGGCGGGCGGCGACTACAACCAGCACGACGCCGGGGCCTTTATCAAGCTCAACGCCCTGCGGATGCGGGTGCAGGCGCGGGTGGAGGCGAAGGCGGGGCAGAAGGAAATCGAGCGGGTTTGA